One window from the genome of Musa acuminata AAA Group cultivar baxijiao chromosome BXJ1-4, Cavendish_Baxijiao_AAA, whole genome shotgun sequence encodes:
- the LOC103974699 gene encoding phospholipase SGR2-like isoform X1 codes for MIFGNACRDPASCFRKQSKITVMTNFDESRVRKSGDVTTSYSSGAASSNPVEGSSPDLLKNTPSNIATLEDAIEQFKSRQKYLAHTKSPSDGEDVRWYLCKVPLAEKQLSASLPRIEIIGKDDYFRFSVRDSLALEASFLQREEDLLAHWWKEYAECSKGPSGTQTTNYVTSTSGSNELYVVEEERVGVPVKGGLYEVDLIKRHCFPVYWSGENRRVLRGHWFAHKDGNDWLPLREDVAEQLELAYRCQVWRRRTFQPSGQFAARIDLQGTTEGLHAIFTGDDDSWEAWLAFDRSSFSLNMGGGNRVKLRRGFSPSAKPSQDELHQQKEEAMDDYCSQVPVGHLVFMVHGIGQRLENANVVDDVADFGRITASLADRHLTAYQRSTQRVLFVPCQWRRGLELSSETIIEKITLDGVRGLRATLSATVHDVLYYMSPIYCQNIIDSVSNQLNRLYAKFLKRNPGYDGKISIFGHSLGSVLSYDILCYQDSSATLPVEAAFVDDFCIPKQECIVNVTYQPVEYHRALNFNNNNNKNGAASRPATHVSVKGSSMSNPYTKVNEEKTPDVSCVEDCGVTRGQQEDFLCNDGIQESDDSAKLFSKKKHTIFERVNEVNKNVAETIYAEDRDSDANPGISRDFHGNEVRDAGHPSEDLIDKGKLVSMLMEEVKSLRAKVAELEKNHHSASCSSNFDNGQMVKSMTSSSSFGRLSSVLDDSKKQYTPYIKYTRLNFKVDTFFAVGSPLGVFLALRNVRIGVGRGQAYWEDEKISEEMPSCRQMFNIFHPFDPVAYRVEPLICKEYLNKRPVLIPYHRGGRRLHIGFQEFTEDIAARSESIMSQLNSLRVKVASTFQRQNKDKAKETVEDEKRERSYGSFMIERLTGCEYGRIDFVLQEGTFHHPYLSAIGSHTNYWRDNDTALFVLNRLYHGIPEEPPTDDKKRSKWLALFKDKTRIKLKKLWKMRKEKDHMVPS; via the exons ATGATATTTG GTAATGCTTGTCGTGATCCAGCTTCATGCTTTCGAAAGCAGTCTAAGATCACTGTAATGACGAATTTTGATGAGAGTCGTGTTAGAAAAAGTGGGGATGTGACAACGTCTTATTCCTCAGGTGCTGCTAGTTCTAATCCTGTTGAGGGGAGTTCCCCTGACTTGTTGAAGAACACTCCATCCAACATCGCCACATTGGAGGATGCTATTGAGCAGTTCAAGAGTCGGCAGAAGTATCTCGCGCATACAAAGAGCCCTTCTGATGGGGAAGATGTTCGTTGGTATCTATGCAAAGTGCCTCTGGCAGAAAAGC AGCTTTCAGCTTCACTTCCTCGAATTGAGATAATTGGCAAAGATGATTATTTTCGGTTCAGCGTGAGAGACTCTCTTGCTCTTGAGGCCTCTTTCTTGCAA AGGGAAGAAGATCTACTTGCGCATTGGTGGAAAGAGTATGCAGAATGTAGCAAAGGTCCAAGTGGAACTCAGACAACTAATTATGTGACTTCTACTAGTGGTTCTAATGAACTGTATGTAGTGGAGGAAGAGAGAGTTGGTGTGCCAGTAAAAGGTGGCCTTTATGAG GTAGATTTAATTAAGCGGCACTGTTTTCCTGTGTACTGGAGTGGTGAAAACAGACGTGTTTTGCGAGGTCACTGGTTTGCTCATAAAGATGGTAATGATTGGCTTCCGCTTCGTGAAGATGTTGCAGAGCAACTGGAGTTGGCCTACCGCTGTCAG GTCTGGCGTCGTAGGACCTTTCAACCTTCAGGTCAATTTGCTGCCAGAATTGATTTACAAGGCACCACAGAG GGACTGCATGCCATTTTCACAGGAGATGATGATTCTTGGGAGGCTTGGTTAGCATTTGACAGATCTAGTTTTTCTCTTAATATGGGAGGTGGAAATAGGGTTAAACTAAGACGTGGTTTTTCCCCTTCTGCAAAGCCAAGTCAG GATGAGCTGCATCAGCAGAAAGAGGAAGCCATGGATGATTACTGTTCTCAG GTGCCAGTTGGCCATCTAGTTTTTATGGTTCATGGTATTGGACAGAGGTTGGAGAATGCTAATGTGGTTGATGATGTTGCTGATTTCGGTCGTATAACAGCAAGCCTAGCTGATAGACACTTAACTGCATACCAGAGAAGCACCCAGAGGGTTCTATTTGTTCCTTGCCAG TGGAGAAGGGGCTTGGAGCTTAGTAGTGAGACTATAATTGAAAAAATCACCTTGGATGGTGTTCGAGGTCTACGTGCAACATTGAGTGCCACTGTTCATGATGTTCTATACTACATGAGTCCTATCTATTGTCAAAATATAATTGACTCA GTCTCCAACCAGTTAAATAGATTGTATGCAAAGTTTCTCAAGAGAAACCCAGGCTATGATGGGAAG ATTTCAATATTTGGCCATTCATTAGGAAGTGTTCTATCTTATGACATCCTTTGCTATCAAGACTCTTCTGCAACACTTCCTGTGGAGGCTGCCTTCGTGGATGACTTCTGCATCCCAAAGCAAGAATGTATTGTTAATGTAACTTACCAACCTGTTGAATATCATCGTGCCTTGAAttttaacaataacaacaataaaaatGGTGCAGCTTCAAGGCCAGCAACACATGTATCTGTAAAAGGCAGTTCCATGTCAAATCCATATACCAAAGTCAATGAGGAAAAAACACCAGATGTTTCTTGCGTTGAAGATTGTGGTGTTACTAGAGGCCAGCAAGAGGATTTCTTATGCAATGATGGCATCCAAGAATCAGATGATTCAGCTAAATTATTTAGTAAAAAGAAACACACAATCTTTGAACGAGTCAATGAGGTAAATAAGAATGTTGCAGAAACAATATATGCAGAAGATAGAGATTCTGATGCAAATCCAGGCATAAGTAGGGATTTTCATGGTAATGAAGTCCGAGATGCTGGGCATCCATCTGAAGATTTAATTGACAAAGGCAAATTAGTGTCCATGTTGATGGAAGAG GTGAAGTCCCTCAGAGCAAAAGTTGCAGAACTAGAGAAAAATCATCACTCAGCTTCCTGTTCCAGTAACTTTGACAATG GTCAAATGGTCAAATCTATGACAAGTTCATCTTCTTTTGGAAGGTTATCTTCAGTGCTAGATGATAGTAAAAAGCAATATACACCTTATATCAAATATACTAGGCTTAATTTTAAG GTAGATACATTTTTTGCTGTTGGATCACCACTGGGTGTCTTTCTTGCCCTCCGAAATGTCCGCATAGGAGTTG GCAGGGGGCAAGCTTATTGGGAAGATGAAAAAATATCTGAAGAGATGCCATCTTGCAGGCAGATGTTTAACATTTTTCATCCTTTTGATCCTGTTGCATACAG AGTAGAACCGCTTATCTGCAAGGAGTACTTAAACAAGAGACCTGTTCTTATTCCCTACCACAGGGGCGGGAGGAGGTTGCATATTGGATTTCAG GAATTCACTGAAGATATAGCTGCACGCTCCGAAAGCATAATGAGTCAGCTAAATTCTTTGAGG GTCAAAGTGGCTAGCACTTTTCAAAGACAAAACAAGGATAAAGCTAAAG AAACTGTGGAAGATGAGAAAAGAGAAAGATCATATGGTTCCTTCATGATTGAACGGTTGACAGGCTGTGAATATGGTCGAATCGACTTTGTTCTCCAG GAAGGAACATTTCATCATCCTTATCTATCAGCCATAGGATCACATAC TAACTACTGGCGTGATAATGACACAGCACTTTTCGTTCTCAACCGCCTGTATCATGGTATACCTGAAGAACCACCAACCGATGATAAAAAAAG GTCAAAGTGGCTAGCACTTTTCAAAGACAAAACAAGAATAAAGCTAAAG AAACTGTGGAAGATGAGAAAAGAGAAAGATCATATGGTTCCTTCATGA
- the LOC103974699 gene encoding phospholipase SGR2-like isoform X6 yields MTRAASSNPVEGSSPDLLKNTPSNIATLEDAIEQFKSRQKYLAHTKSPSDGEDVRWYLCKVPLAEKQLSASLPRIEIIGKDDYFRFSVRDSLALEASFLQREEDLLAHWWKEYAECSKGPSGTQTTNYVTSTSGSNELYVVEEERVGVPVKGGLYEVDLIKRHCFPVYWSGENRRVLRGHWFAHKDGNDWLPLREDVAEQLELAYRCQVWRRRTFQPSGQFAARIDLQGTTEGLHAIFTGDDDSWEAWLAFDRSSFSLNMGGGNRVKLRRGFSPSAKPSQDELHQQKEEAMDDYCSQVPVGHLVFMVHGIGQRLENANVVDDVADFGRITASLADRHLTAYQRSTQRVLFVPCQWRRGLELSSETIIEKITLDGVRGLRATLSATVHDVLYYMSPIYCQNIIDSVSNQLNRLYAKFLKRNPGYDGKISIFGHSLGSVLSYDILCYQDSSATLPVEAAFVDDFCIPKQECIVNVTYQPVEYHRALNFNNNNNKNGAASRPATHVSVKGSSMSNPYTKVNEEKTPDVSCVEDCGVTRGQQEDFLCNDGIQESDDSAKLFSKKKHTIFERVNEVNKNVAETIYAEDRDSDANPGISRDFHGNEVRDAGHPSEDLIDKGKLVSMLMEEVKSLRAKVAELEKNHHSASCSSNFDNGQMVKSMTSSSSFGRLSSVLDDSKKQYTPYIKYTRLNFKVDTFFAVGSPLGVFLALRNVRIGVGRGQAYWEDEKISEEMPSCRQMFNIFHPFDPVAYRVEPLICKEYLNKRPVLIPYHRGGRRLHIGFQEFTEDIAARSESIMSQLNSLRVKVASTFQRQNKDKAKETVEDEKRERSYGSFMIERLTGCEYGRIDFVLQEGTFHHPYLSAIGSHTNYWRDNDTALFVLNRLYHGIPEEPPTDDKKRSKWLALFKDKTRIKLKKLWKMRKEKDHMVPS; encoded by the exons ATGACGC GTGCTGCTAGTTCTAATCCTGTTGAGGGGAGTTCCCCTGACTTGTTGAAGAACACTCCATCCAACATCGCCACATTGGAGGATGCTATTGAGCAGTTCAAGAGTCGGCAGAAGTATCTCGCGCATACAAAGAGCCCTTCTGATGGGGAAGATGTTCGTTGGTATCTATGCAAAGTGCCTCTGGCAGAAAAGC AGCTTTCAGCTTCACTTCCTCGAATTGAGATAATTGGCAAAGATGATTATTTTCGGTTCAGCGTGAGAGACTCTCTTGCTCTTGAGGCCTCTTTCTTGCAA AGGGAAGAAGATCTACTTGCGCATTGGTGGAAAGAGTATGCAGAATGTAGCAAAGGTCCAAGTGGAACTCAGACAACTAATTATGTGACTTCTACTAGTGGTTCTAATGAACTGTATGTAGTGGAGGAAGAGAGAGTTGGTGTGCCAGTAAAAGGTGGCCTTTATGAG GTAGATTTAATTAAGCGGCACTGTTTTCCTGTGTACTGGAGTGGTGAAAACAGACGTGTTTTGCGAGGTCACTGGTTTGCTCATAAAGATGGTAATGATTGGCTTCCGCTTCGTGAAGATGTTGCAGAGCAACTGGAGTTGGCCTACCGCTGTCAG GTCTGGCGTCGTAGGACCTTTCAACCTTCAGGTCAATTTGCTGCCAGAATTGATTTACAAGGCACCACAGAG GGACTGCATGCCATTTTCACAGGAGATGATGATTCTTGGGAGGCTTGGTTAGCATTTGACAGATCTAGTTTTTCTCTTAATATGGGAGGTGGAAATAGGGTTAAACTAAGACGTGGTTTTTCCCCTTCTGCAAAGCCAAGTCAG GATGAGCTGCATCAGCAGAAAGAGGAAGCCATGGATGATTACTGTTCTCAG GTGCCAGTTGGCCATCTAGTTTTTATGGTTCATGGTATTGGACAGAGGTTGGAGAATGCTAATGTGGTTGATGATGTTGCTGATTTCGGTCGTATAACAGCAAGCCTAGCTGATAGACACTTAACTGCATACCAGAGAAGCACCCAGAGGGTTCTATTTGTTCCTTGCCAG TGGAGAAGGGGCTTGGAGCTTAGTAGTGAGACTATAATTGAAAAAATCACCTTGGATGGTGTTCGAGGTCTACGTGCAACATTGAGTGCCACTGTTCATGATGTTCTATACTACATGAGTCCTATCTATTGTCAAAATATAATTGACTCA GTCTCCAACCAGTTAAATAGATTGTATGCAAAGTTTCTCAAGAGAAACCCAGGCTATGATGGGAAG ATTTCAATATTTGGCCATTCATTAGGAAGTGTTCTATCTTATGACATCCTTTGCTATCAAGACTCTTCTGCAACACTTCCTGTGGAGGCTGCCTTCGTGGATGACTTCTGCATCCCAAAGCAAGAATGTATTGTTAATGTAACTTACCAACCTGTTGAATATCATCGTGCCTTGAAttttaacaataacaacaataaaaatGGTGCAGCTTCAAGGCCAGCAACACATGTATCTGTAAAAGGCAGTTCCATGTCAAATCCATATACCAAAGTCAATGAGGAAAAAACACCAGATGTTTCTTGCGTTGAAGATTGTGGTGTTACTAGAGGCCAGCAAGAGGATTTCTTATGCAATGATGGCATCCAAGAATCAGATGATTCAGCTAAATTATTTAGTAAAAAGAAACACACAATCTTTGAACGAGTCAATGAGGTAAATAAGAATGTTGCAGAAACAATATATGCAGAAGATAGAGATTCTGATGCAAATCCAGGCATAAGTAGGGATTTTCATGGTAATGAAGTCCGAGATGCTGGGCATCCATCTGAAGATTTAATTGACAAAGGCAAATTAGTGTCCATGTTGATGGAAGAG GTGAAGTCCCTCAGAGCAAAAGTTGCAGAACTAGAGAAAAATCATCACTCAGCTTCCTGTTCCAGTAACTTTGACAATG GTCAAATGGTCAAATCTATGACAAGTTCATCTTCTTTTGGAAGGTTATCTTCAGTGCTAGATGATAGTAAAAAGCAATATACACCTTATATCAAATATACTAGGCTTAATTTTAAG GTAGATACATTTTTTGCTGTTGGATCACCACTGGGTGTCTTTCTTGCCCTCCGAAATGTCCGCATAGGAGTTG GCAGGGGGCAAGCTTATTGGGAAGATGAAAAAATATCTGAAGAGATGCCATCTTGCAGGCAGATGTTTAACATTTTTCATCCTTTTGATCCTGTTGCATACAG AGTAGAACCGCTTATCTGCAAGGAGTACTTAAACAAGAGACCTGTTCTTATTCCCTACCACAGGGGCGGGAGGAGGTTGCATATTGGATTTCAG GAATTCACTGAAGATATAGCTGCACGCTCCGAAAGCATAATGAGTCAGCTAAATTCTTTGAGG GTCAAAGTGGCTAGCACTTTTCAAAGACAAAACAAGGATAAAGCTAAAG AAACTGTGGAAGATGAGAAAAGAGAAAGATCATATGGTTCCTTCATGATTGAACGGTTGACAGGCTGTGAATATGGTCGAATCGACTTTGTTCTCCAG GAAGGAACATTTCATCATCCTTATCTATCAGCCATAGGATCACATAC TAACTACTGGCGTGATAATGACACAGCACTTTTCGTTCTCAACCGCCTGTATCATGGTATACCTGAAGAACCACCAACCGATGATAAAAAAAG GTCAAAGTGGCTAGCACTTTTCAAAGACAAAACAAGAATAAAGCTAAAG AAACTGTGGAAGATGAGAAAAGAGAAAGATCATATGGTTCCTTCATGA
- the LOC103974699 gene encoding phospholipase SGR2-like isoform X9, producing the protein MIFGNACRDPASCFRKQSKITVMTNFDESRVRKSGDVTTSYSSGAASSNPVEGSSPDLLKNTPSNIATLEDAIEQFKSRQKYLAHTKSPSDGEDVRWYLCKVPLAEKQLSASLPRIEIIGKDDYFRFSVRDSLALEASFLQREEDLLAHWWKEYAECSKGPSGTQTTNYVTSTSGSNELYVVEEERVGVPVKGGLYEVDLIKRHCFPVYWSGENRRVLRGHWFAHKDGNDWLPLREDVAEQLELAYRCQVWRRRTFQPSGQFAARIDLQGTTEGLHAIFTGDDDSWEAWLAFDRSSFSLNMGGGNRVKLRRGFSPSAKPSQDELHQQKEEAMDDYCSQVPVGHLVFMVHGIGQRLENANVVDDVADFGRITASLADRHLTAYQRSTQRVLFVPCQISIFGHSLGSVLSYDILCYQDSSATLPVEAAFVDDFCIPKQESSRPATHVSVKGSSMSNPYTKVNEEKTPDVSCVEDCGVTRGQQEDFLCNDGIQESDDSAKLFSKKKHTIFERVNEVNKNVAETIYAEDRDSDANPGISRDFHGNEVRDAGHPSEDLIDKGKLVSMLMEEVKSLRAKVAELEKNHHSASCSSNFDNGSFLEVYHGKSQMVKSMTSSSSFGRLSSVLDDSKKQYTPYIKYTRLNFKVDTFFAVGSPLGVFLALRNVRIGVGRGQAYWEDEKISEEMPSCRQMFNIFHPFDPVAYRVEPLICKEYLNKRPVLIPYHRGGRRLHIGFQEFTEDIAARSESIMSQLNSLRVKVASTFQRQNKDKAKETVEDEKRERSYGSFMIERLTGCEYGRIDFVLQEGTFHHPYLSAIGSHTNYWRDNDTALFVLNRLYHGIPEEPPTDDKKRSKWLALFKDKTRIKLKKLWKMRKEKDHMVPS; encoded by the exons ATGATATTTG GTAATGCTTGTCGTGATCCAGCTTCATGCTTTCGAAAGCAGTCTAAGATCACTGTAATGACGAATTTTGATGAGAGTCGTGTTAGAAAAAGTGGGGATGTGACAACGTCTTATTCCTCAGGTGCTGCTAGTTCTAATCCTGTTGAGGGGAGTTCCCCTGACTTGTTGAAGAACACTCCATCCAACATCGCCACATTGGAGGATGCTATTGAGCAGTTCAAGAGTCGGCAGAAGTATCTCGCGCATACAAAGAGCCCTTCTGATGGGGAAGATGTTCGTTGGTATCTATGCAAAGTGCCTCTGGCAGAAAAGC AGCTTTCAGCTTCACTTCCTCGAATTGAGATAATTGGCAAAGATGATTATTTTCGGTTCAGCGTGAGAGACTCTCTTGCTCTTGAGGCCTCTTTCTTGCAA AGGGAAGAAGATCTACTTGCGCATTGGTGGAAAGAGTATGCAGAATGTAGCAAAGGTCCAAGTGGAACTCAGACAACTAATTATGTGACTTCTACTAGTGGTTCTAATGAACTGTATGTAGTGGAGGAAGAGAGAGTTGGTGTGCCAGTAAAAGGTGGCCTTTATGAG GTAGATTTAATTAAGCGGCACTGTTTTCCTGTGTACTGGAGTGGTGAAAACAGACGTGTTTTGCGAGGTCACTGGTTTGCTCATAAAGATGGTAATGATTGGCTTCCGCTTCGTGAAGATGTTGCAGAGCAACTGGAGTTGGCCTACCGCTGTCAG GTCTGGCGTCGTAGGACCTTTCAACCTTCAGGTCAATTTGCTGCCAGAATTGATTTACAAGGCACCACAGAG GGACTGCATGCCATTTTCACAGGAGATGATGATTCTTGGGAGGCTTGGTTAGCATTTGACAGATCTAGTTTTTCTCTTAATATGGGAGGTGGAAATAGGGTTAAACTAAGACGTGGTTTTTCCCCTTCTGCAAAGCCAAGTCAG GATGAGCTGCATCAGCAGAAAGAGGAAGCCATGGATGATTACTGTTCTCAG GTGCCAGTTGGCCATCTAGTTTTTATGGTTCATGGTATTGGACAGAGGTTGGAGAATGCTAATGTGGTTGATGATGTTGCTGATTTCGGTCGTATAACAGCAAGCCTAGCTGATAGACACTTAACTGCATACCAGAGAAGCACCCAGAGGGTTCTATTTGTTCCTTGCCAG ATTTCAATATTTGGCCATTCATTAGGAAGTGTTCTATCTTATGACATCCTTTGCTATCAAGACTCTTCTGCAACACTTCCTGTGGAGGCTGCCTTCGTGGATGACTTCTGCATCCCAAAGCAAGAAT CTTCAAGGCCAGCAACACATGTATCTGTAAAAGGCAGTTCCATGTCAAATCCATATACCAAAGTCAATGAGGAAAAAACACCAGATGTTTCTTGCGTTGAAGATTGTGGTGTTACTAGAGGCCAGCAAGAGGATTTCTTATGCAATGATGGCATCCAAGAATCAGATGATTCAGCTAAATTATTTAGTAAAAAGAAACACACAATCTTTGAACGAGTCAATGAGGTAAATAAGAATGTTGCAGAAACAATATATGCAGAAGATAGAGATTCTGATGCAAATCCAGGCATAAGTAGGGATTTTCATGGTAATGAAGTCCGAGATGCTGGGCATCCATCTGAAGATTTAATTGACAAAGGCAAATTAGTGTCCATGTTGATGGAAGAG GTGAAGTCCCTCAGAGCAAAAGTTGCAGAACTAGAGAAAAATCATCACTCAGCTTCCTGTTCCAGTAACTTTGACAATGGTAGTTTCCTTGAAGTTTATCATGGAAAAA GTCAAATGGTCAAATCTATGACAAGTTCATCTTCTTTTGGAAGGTTATCTTCAGTGCTAGATGATAGTAAAAAGCAATATACACCTTATATCAAATATACTAGGCTTAATTTTAAG GTAGATACATTTTTTGCTGTTGGATCACCACTGGGTGTCTTTCTTGCCCTCCGAAATGTCCGCATAGGAGTTG GCAGGGGGCAAGCTTATTGGGAAGATGAAAAAATATCTGAAGAGATGCCATCTTGCAGGCAGATGTTTAACATTTTTCATCCTTTTGATCCTGTTGCATACAG AGTAGAACCGCTTATCTGCAAGGAGTACTTAAACAAGAGACCTGTTCTTATTCCCTACCACAGGGGCGGGAGGAGGTTGCATATTGGATTTCAG GAATTCACTGAAGATATAGCTGCACGCTCCGAAAGCATAATGAGTCAGCTAAATTCTTTGAGG GTCAAAGTGGCTAGCACTTTTCAAAGACAAAACAAGGATAAAGCTAAAG AAACTGTGGAAGATGAGAAAAGAGAAAGATCATATGGTTCCTTCATGATTGAACGGTTGACAGGCTGTGAATATGGTCGAATCGACTTTGTTCTCCAG GAAGGAACATTTCATCATCCTTATCTATCAGCCATAGGATCACATAC TAACTACTGGCGTGATAATGACACAGCACTTTTCGTTCTCAACCGCCTGTATCATGGTATACCTGAAGAACCACCAACCGATGATAAAAAAAG GTCAAAGTGGCTAGCACTTTTCAAAGACAAAACAAGAATAAAGCTAAAG AAACTGTGGAAGATGAGAAAAGAGAAAGATCATATGGTTCCTTCATGA
- the LOC103974699 gene encoding phospholipase SGR2-like isoform X8: protein MIFGNACRDPASCFRKQSKITVMTNFDESRVRKSGDVTTSYSSGAASSNPVEGSSPDLLKNTPSNIATLEDAIEQFKSRQKYLAHTKSPSDGEDVRWYLCKVPLAEKQLSASLPRIEIIGKDDYFRFSVRDSLALEASFLQREEDLLAHWWKEYAECSKGPSGTQTTNYVTSTSGSNELYVVEEERVGVPVKGGLYEVDLIKRHCFPVYWSGENRRVLRGHWFAHKDGNDWLPLREDVAEQLELAYRCQVWRRRTFQPSGQFAARIDLQGTTEGLHAIFTGDDDSWEAWLAFDRSSFSLNMGGGNRVKLRRGFSPSAKPSQDELHQQKEEAMDDYCSQVPVGHLVFMVHGIGQRLENANVVDDVADFGRITASLADRHLTAYQRSTQRVLFVPCQVSNQLNRLYAKFLKRNPGYDGKISIFGHSLGSVLSYDILCYQDSSATLPVEAAFVDDFCIPKQESSRPATHVSVKGSSMSNPYTKVNEEKTPDVSCVEDCGVTRGQQEDFLCNDGIQESDDSAKLFSKKKHTIFERVNEVNKNVAETIYAEDRDSDANPGISRDFHGNEVRDAGHPSEDLIDKGKLVSMLMEEVKSLRAKVAELEKNHHSASCSSNFDNGSFLEVYHGKSQMVKSMTSSSSFGRLSSVLDDSKKQYTPYIKYTRLNFKVDTFFAVGSPLGVFLALRNVRIGVGRGQAYWEDEKISEEMPSCRQMFNIFHPFDPVAYRVEPLICKEYLNKRPVLIPYHRGGRRLHIGFQEFTEDIAARSESIMSQLNSLRVKVASTFQRQNKDKAKETVEDEKRERSYGSFMIERLTGCEYGRIDFVLQEGTFHHPYLSAIGSHTNYWRDNDTALFVLNRLYHGIPEEPPTDDKKRSKWLALFKDKTRIKLKKLWKMRKEKDHMVPS, encoded by the exons ATGATATTTG GTAATGCTTGTCGTGATCCAGCTTCATGCTTTCGAAAGCAGTCTAAGATCACTGTAATGACGAATTTTGATGAGAGTCGTGTTAGAAAAAGTGGGGATGTGACAACGTCTTATTCCTCAGGTGCTGCTAGTTCTAATCCTGTTGAGGGGAGTTCCCCTGACTTGTTGAAGAACACTCCATCCAACATCGCCACATTGGAGGATGCTATTGAGCAGTTCAAGAGTCGGCAGAAGTATCTCGCGCATACAAAGAGCCCTTCTGATGGGGAAGATGTTCGTTGGTATCTATGCAAAGTGCCTCTGGCAGAAAAGC AGCTTTCAGCTTCACTTCCTCGAATTGAGATAATTGGCAAAGATGATTATTTTCGGTTCAGCGTGAGAGACTCTCTTGCTCTTGAGGCCTCTTTCTTGCAA AGGGAAGAAGATCTACTTGCGCATTGGTGGAAAGAGTATGCAGAATGTAGCAAAGGTCCAAGTGGAACTCAGACAACTAATTATGTGACTTCTACTAGTGGTTCTAATGAACTGTATGTAGTGGAGGAAGAGAGAGTTGGTGTGCCAGTAAAAGGTGGCCTTTATGAG GTAGATTTAATTAAGCGGCACTGTTTTCCTGTGTACTGGAGTGGTGAAAACAGACGTGTTTTGCGAGGTCACTGGTTTGCTCATAAAGATGGTAATGATTGGCTTCCGCTTCGTGAAGATGTTGCAGAGCAACTGGAGTTGGCCTACCGCTGTCAG GTCTGGCGTCGTAGGACCTTTCAACCTTCAGGTCAATTTGCTGCCAGAATTGATTTACAAGGCACCACAGAG GGACTGCATGCCATTTTCACAGGAGATGATGATTCTTGGGAGGCTTGGTTAGCATTTGACAGATCTAGTTTTTCTCTTAATATGGGAGGTGGAAATAGGGTTAAACTAAGACGTGGTTTTTCCCCTTCTGCAAAGCCAAGTCAG GATGAGCTGCATCAGCAGAAAGAGGAAGCCATGGATGATTACTGTTCTCAG GTGCCAGTTGGCCATCTAGTTTTTATGGTTCATGGTATTGGACAGAGGTTGGAGAATGCTAATGTGGTTGATGATGTTGCTGATTTCGGTCGTATAACAGCAAGCCTAGCTGATAGACACTTAACTGCATACCAGAGAAGCACCCAGAGGGTTCTATTTGTTCCTTGCCAG GTCTCCAACCAGTTAAATAGATTGTATGCAAAGTTTCTCAAGAGAAACCCAGGCTATGATGGGAAG ATTTCAATATTTGGCCATTCATTAGGAAGTGTTCTATCTTATGACATCCTTTGCTATCAAGACTCTTCTGCAACACTTCCTGTGGAGGCTGCCTTCGTGGATGACTTCTGCATCCCAAAGCAAGAAT CTTCAAGGCCAGCAACACATGTATCTGTAAAAGGCAGTTCCATGTCAAATCCATATACCAAAGTCAATGAGGAAAAAACACCAGATGTTTCTTGCGTTGAAGATTGTGGTGTTACTAGAGGCCAGCAAGAGGATTTCTTATGCAATGATGGCATCCAAGAATCAGATGATTCAGCTAAATTATTTAGTAAAAAGAAACACACAATCTTTGAACGAGTCAATGAGGTAAATAAGAATGTTGCAGAAACAATATATGCAGAAGATAGAGATTCTGATGCAAATCCAGGCATAAGTAGGGATTTTCATGGTAATGAAGTCCGAGATGCTGGGCATCCATCTGAAGATTTAATTGACAAAGGCAAATTAGTGTCCATGTTGATGGAAGAG GTGAAGTCCCTCAGAGCAAAAGTTGCAGAACTAGAGAAAAATCATCACTCAGCTTCCTGTTCCAGTAACTTTGACAATGGTAGTTTCCTTGAAGTTTATCATGGAAAAA GTCAAATGGTCAAATCTATGACAAGTTCATCTTCTTTTGGAAGGTTATCTTCAGTGCTAGATGATAGTAAAAAGCAATATACACCTTATATCAAATATACTAGGCTTAATTTTAAG GTAGATACATTTTTTGCTGTTGGATCACCACTGGGTGTCTTTCTTGCCCTCCGAAATGTCCGCATAGGAGTTG GCAGGGGGCAAGCTTATTGGGAAGATGAAAAAATATCTGAAGAGATGCCATCTTGCAGGCAGATGTTTAACATTTTTCATCCTTTTGATCCTGTTGCATACAG AGTAGAACCGCTTATCTGCAAGGAGTACTTAAACAAGAGACCTGTTCTTATTCCCTACCACAGGGGCGGGAGGAGGTTGCATATTGGATTTCAG GAATTCACTGAAGATATAGCTGCACGCTCCGAAAGCATAATGAGTCAGCTAAATTCTTTGAGG GTCAAAGTGGCTAGCACTTTTCAAAGACAAAACAAGGATAAAGCTAAAG AAACTGTGGAAGATGAGAAAAGAGAAAGATCATATGGTTCCTTCATGATTGAACGGTTGACAGGCTGTGAATATGGTCGAATCGACTTTGTTCTCCAG GAAGGAACATTTCATCATCCTTATCTATCAGCCATAGGATCACATAC TAACTACTGGCGTGATAATGACACAGCACTTTTCGTTCTCAACCGCCTGTATCATGGTATACCTGAAGAACCACCAACCGATGATAAAAAAAG GTCAAAGTGGCTAGCACTTTTCAAAGACAAAACAAGAATAAAGCTAAAG AAACTGTGGAAGATGAGAAAAGAGAAAGATCATATGGTTCCTTCATGA